A genomic region of Arachis stenosperma cultivar V10309 chromosome 9, arast.V10309.gnm1.PFL2, whole genome shotgun sequence contains the following coding sequences:
- the LOC130951622 gene encoding deacetoxyvindoline 4-hydroxylase-like, with amino-acid sequence MENPIIQQSSTHDEWERELKAFDDTKLGVKGLVDNGVTKVPLIFTKFQASKASSPPSEDEFLQVPVIDLGLIGNSSKDTGGVARKDIVTKVRQACEKYGFFQIVNHGIPQEILDEMKEGTRRFHEEPNDVKKVYYSRDRLKKVRFTSNYDLYQAKAANWRDSLISLMLPEPPKPEEFPETCRDITICYSEYAYKLGLTLFELLSEALGLKPKHLEEMECAQGMFLLSHYYPACPEPDKTIGNKAHTDPNFLTILLQDHTGGLQVLVENRWIDVKPVEGALVINIGDLTQLISNDKFKSIKHRVLAPGATPRISVACFFTTNTMYPTNRLYGPIKEILSEENPAIYRETTIKDFTIQFDLRLGMTPTLEYYRI; translated from the exons ATGGAGAATCCTATTATCCAACAAAGTTCAACCCATGATGAATGGGAAAGAGAGCTAAAGGCTTTCGATGACACCAAACTCGGTGTCAAAGGACTTGTTGATAATGGTGTGACCAAAGTTCCtctaatttttacaaaatttcaaGCATCCAAAGCATCGTCACCGCCATCTGAAGACGAGTTTCTTCAGGTTCCAGTGATTGATCTCGGACTTATTGGAAATTCGTCGAAAGATACTGGTGGTGTTGCAAGAAAAGACATCGTGACAAAGGTTCGTCAAGCTTGTGAAAAATATGGGTTTTTCCAAATCGTGAATCATGGGATCCCCCAAGaaattcttgatgagatgaaagAAGGAACTCGTAGGTTTCATGAGGAACCAAATGATGTGAAGAAAGTATATTATAGCCGCGACAGGTTAAAGAAAGTGAGATTTACGAGTAATTATGACCTATATCAAGCAAAAGCAGCAAACTGGAGAgattctttaatttctcttatGCTTCCTGAGCCTCCAAAACCTGAGGAATTTCCTGAGACTTGCAG GGACATCACGATTTGTTATTCAGAATATGCTTACAAATTAGGACTCACCCTGTTCGAGTTGCTATCAGAGGCTTTAGGACTGAAGCCTAAACACTTGGAAGAAATGGAGTGTGCCCAAGGAATGTTTCTATTATCTCACTACTACCCAGCATGTCCTGAACCAGATAAAACAATTGGAAACAAAGCACACACAGACCCAAATTTCCTCACTATTCTTCTCCAAGATCACACTGGTGGCCTCCAAGTGTTGGTTGAAAATCGCTGGATTGATGTTAAGCCAGTGGAGGGAGCCTTAGTCATTAATATTGGAGACCTAACCCAG CTTATCAGTAATGACAAATTCAAGAGCATCAAGCACAGAGTTTTAGCACCAGGAGCAACACCAAGGATATCAGTGGCTTGCTTTTTCACTACTAATACTATGTATCCAACTAATAGACTTTATGGTCCCATAAAAGAAATATTATCAGAAGAAAATCCTGCCATTTATAGGGAAACAACTATAAAAGATTTtactatccaattcgatttaagACTTGGAATGACCCCGACACTCGAGTATTACAGGATTTGA